The following are from one region of the Chloracidobacterium sp. genome:
- a CDS encoding NAD(P)-dependent oxidoreductase, which yields MKKDLTGQNQSYLKNYRDLRVVVLGATGFIGRWVARKLSIAGAKLCLPTRDPLRAKKIFTNYGVYGKIWQFEVSNKQTLQAVYEEFNPSLTFNLTGYGVDRTQQNEQLADEVNVKFVAFLCDLVEMHRDLNWYGQDLINTGTALEYGRTGGDLSEDSKTDPTTVYGRSKLAGTLEFAHKCRLLGLKGATARLFSVYGPGEATNRLLPTLSIASRTVDPVLLTEGKQMRDFVYVEDVAGSLLRLGLVEFPTVGIVNVATGKNTTVREFIETAANELGLKHERLLFGAIPTRDEEMIHEPVNNEYLRNLTGYVPNTTIRDGIRKTLSFEPLLRNTNSVSRCG from the coding sequence GTGAAAAAAGACCTTACCGGACAAAATCAATCGTACTTGAAGAACTATCGCGATTTACGTGTTGTAGTTCTTGGTGCCACGGGATTTATCGGCCGATGGGTCGCCAGGAAACTCTCCATTGCCGGTGCAAAGCTCTGCTTGCCGACGCGTGACCCTCTCAGGGCAAAGAAAATATTCACGAATTACGGTGTTTACGGCAAAATTTGGCAGTTCGAGGTGTCAAATAAGCAAACATTGCAGGCAGTTTATGAAGAGTTTAATCCAAGCCTAACGTTTAATTTAACAGGCTATGGGGTCGACCGCACGCAGCAAAACGAGCAATTGGCGGACGAAGTGAACGTGAAATTCGTTGCATTTCTTTGTGATCTGGTAGAGATGCATCGGGACCTCAATTGGTATGGTCAAGACCTTATCAATACCGGGACGGCTTTAGAGTATGGAAGGACTGGTGGTGATCTCTCTGAGGATTCGAAGACCGATCCAACAACGGTGTACGGTCGATCAAAATTAGCTGGGACGCTTGAATTCGCCCACAAATGCAGGTTACTTGGCTTGAAAGGAGCAACTGCCAGGCTTTTTTCGGTCTACGGACCTGGGGAGGCGACGAACCGCCTATTACCTACACTTTCTATTGCTTCACGGACAGTAGACCCGGTCTTATTGACTGAAGGAAAACAGATGCGAGATTTTGTTTATGTTGAGGATGTTGCTGGCAGCCTTTTGAGACTCGGTTTGGTCGAGTTCCCAACTGTTGGGATTGTTAACGTTGCAACCGGCAAAAATACGACTGTTAGGGAATTTATTGAAACTGCGGCTAATGAGCTTGGTCTGAAGCACGAAAGGTTATTATTTGGGGCAATTCCGACAAGAGACGAGGAGATGATTCATGAGCCAGTTAATAACGAATACCTAAGAAACCTTACAGGTTACGTTCCAAACACGACTATAAGAGATGGTATTCGGAAAACTCTTTCTTTTGAACCTTTACTTCGAAACACAAATTCCGTGAGTCGTTGCGGATAA
- a CDS encoding isoprenylcysteine carboxylmethyltransferase family protein: MQLYLFFGLVLHKVIWEALRHKSISKPSESGSAILTLIKIVKVGVLIGILVQIWLPDILPIATESFNIRSTGTVIYTVGLATAIIGRFQLGDNWANIESGQVLQDQNVVASGIYSYIRHPIYVGDLLLLTGLELALNSWMVLGVLILTPVVLFKAMKEERMLAEKLTGYDIYCQRSKRFIPFVF; this comes from the coding sequence TTGCAGTTATATCTTTTTTTCGGACTGGTGCTTCACAAAGTAATTTGGGAGGCGCTCAGGCACAAGTCAATCTCTAAGCCGTCGGAATCCGGCTCCGCAATCCTCACGCTTATCAAGATCGTCAAGGTCGGCGTTCTGATTGGAATTCTTGTTCAAATTTGGCTGCCCGACATATTACCTATCGCGACTGAGTCTTTTAATATTCGATCGACTGGTACCGTCATTTATACAGTCGGACTGGCAACGGCGATAATCGGACGATTTCAACTAGGGGACAATTGGGCGAACATTGAATCAGGACAGGTTCTTCAGGATCAGAATGTCGTCGCTAGCGGTATCTACTCTTATATTCGCCACCCTATTTATGTTGGTGATCTTTTGCTACTGACAGGTTTGGAGCTTGCCTTGAATTCGTGGATGGTTCTAGGTGTGCTGATATTGACCCCTGTTGTTTTGTTCAAAGCGATGAAAGAAGAGCGGATGCTTGCCGAAAAACTGACCGGCTACGATATCTATTGTCAAAGATCAAAGCGGTTTATCCCGTTCGTATTTTGA
- a CDS encoding cobalamin-dependent protein (Presence of a B(12) (cobalamin)-binding domain implies dependence on cobalamin itself, in one of its several forms, or in some unusual lineages, dependence on a cobalamin-like analog.), with product MHVVLADLGHNQVTISSDVFPLGIANLAAYAQEKVRSSEDIRYTIVREPQALKDILDDGEPDILGLSSYAWNHELAYFFAKYAKARNPKIVTLMGGPNFPLTVAEQESYLRTLPAIDIAVRGPTYEGERSFTNVIQRFVDTRKDLKELQSAAVPGNLWIDKRTGDFVHGGEVDRILDLDDIPSPYLKGLLDPFFDTGYFPMMQISRGCPFSCQFCNSSVLSNSKIHSHSLENVKADLLYIAERIKPEICLCFADDNFGMYGLDEEVADYIAFLQQKFRWPQYIRTTTGKNKHERIIRVMRKTGGILPMTSAVQSTNPEVLSNIKRSNIKLEAYSEIQKELMAQGMQSYGELILCMPGETKASFMKSVEGLLDSGVKRISAHQLMLLHGAPLNDPESREKWQFNTKFRVVARNIGRYADEPIVEIEEIVVETPTFSFEEYLESRVFHLLLTIFYYEGNYEELFEFAKQRGIKPFDLVVKMAELTSLAPAGFQQIIDDFIRESKEELFDTKDECLAWSKTNFQELADGVKGGNLLSKYSMIGRFYVFHEGLEFLSAVMGEMLERDRTDEDSEILKTLIDYLGSVLLHAPFAKTISEVPKWRTSYDVETWRSDQYSRPLSAYRFESSRIFTAVVSDEASSKIMSRVATFGEHPSGLGKFTRTMFAQDLRRKVIEANGAGGKGELVQ from the coding sequence ATGCATGTTGTCTTGGCCGATCTTGGCCACAATCAGGTGACGATTTCGTCGGACGTTTTTCCATTAGGGATTGCCAATCTTGCAGCTTATGCTCAAGAAAAAGTGCGATCGTCCGAGGATATTCGCTACACGATCGTTCGGGAACCTCAAGCCCTTAAGGATATTCTCGACGACGGTGAGCCAGACATCTTGGGATTGAGCAGCTATGCGTGGAATCACGAACTCGCATATTTCTTTGCAAAATATGCGAAAGCTCGAAATCCGAAAATCGTCACACTGATGGGAGGGCCGAACTTCCCGCTGACGGTAGCTGAGCAGGAGTCATATTTGCGCACACTTCCAGCAATTGACATTGCAGTTCGAGGGCCGACTTATGAGGGTGAAAGATCATTTACAAATGTTATTCAACGTTTTGTCGATACTCGTAAGGACCTCAAGGAACTTCAGTCAGCGGCTGTCCCTGGAAATCTTTGGATAGACAAGAGAACGGGAGATTTTGTTCATGGTGGTGAGGTAGATCGCATTCTTGATCTAGACGATATTCCGTCGCCGTATTTGAAGGGGCTTCTGGATCCCTTTTTTGATACCGGTTATTTTCCGATGATGCAGATCTCTCGCGGCTGTCCGTTCAGCTGTCAGTTCTGCAATTCGAGTGTTTTGTCGAACAGCAAGATTCATAGCCATTCGTTGGAAAACGTAAAGGCCGATCTACTCTATATTGCTGAGCGTATCAAACCCGAGATCTGTCTTTGTTTCGCGGATGATAATTTCGGAATGTACGGGCTCGATGAAGAGGTCGCTGACTACATTGCGTTTCTGCAGCAGAAGTTTCGATGGCCACAATATATTCGGACGACGACGGGTAAGAACAAGCATGAACGAATTATTCGAGTTATGCGGAAAACCGGTGGCATACTTCCGATGACTTCCGCGGTTCAATCAACGAATCCCGAGGTCTTGTCGAATATCAAGCGATCGAATATCAAGCTTGAGGCTTATTCAGAGATACAAAAGGAATTGATGGCGCAAGGCATGCAGTCATACGGCGAATTGATCTTGTGCATGCCGGGCGAGACGAAGGCATCTTTCATGAAGTCAGTTGAAGGACTGCTTGATTCTGGGGTCAAGCGGATTTCCGCTCATCAGTTGATGCTGCTTCACGGCGCCCCGTTGAACGATCCCGAAAGTCGGGAAAAGTGGCAGTTCAACACCAAATTTCGTGTCGTTGCCCGAAATATAGGCCGATATGCCGACGAACCGATTGTTGAAATTGAAGAGATCGTCGTCGAAACGCCAACGTTCAGTTTCGAGGAATATTTGGAATCACGAGTATTTCACTTGTTGCTTACGATCTTCTACTACGAAGGCAACTATGAGGAACTATTTGAGTTTGCGAAGCAGCGTGGAATTAAGCCATTCGATTTGGTAGTCAAAATGGCCGAACTAACAAGCCTTGCACCCGCGGGTTTTCAACAGATAATTGACGACTTTATTCGCGAAAGCAAAGAAGAGTTGTTTGATACCAAAGATGAGTGTTTGGCCTGGTCAAAGACAAACTTCCAGGAATTAGCCGACGGGGTGAAAGGCGGAAATCTCTTGAGCAAGTACTCAATGATCGGTCGATTTTACGTGTTCCACGAAGGCCTGGAATTCTTGAGCGCGGTCATGGGCGAAATGTTGGAACGTGACCGAACTGACGAAGATTCAGAGATCCTCAAAACGCTGATCGATTATTTGGGATCGGTTCTTTTGCACGCTCCCTTTGCTAAGACAATCAGTGAGGTTCCAAAATGGCGCACGTCTTACGATGTGGAAACTTGGCGGTCTGATCAGTATTCTCGTCCTTTAAGCGCCTATCGGTTCGAGAGTTCACGTATATTCACGGCAGTGGTTTCCGATGAAGCCAGTTCAAAAATCATGTCGCGAGTCGCGACATTCGGTGAACACCCTTCAGGACTTGGCAAATTTACACGCACTATGTTTGCTCAAGATCTGAGGCGAAAGGTGATTGAGGCGAATGGGGCGGGCGGCAAAGGGGAGTTGGTTCAGTGA
- a CDS encoding FAD-dependent oxidoreductase, with translation MARTRIAILGAGPAGLGAAWQLARQNKADVTVLEQHPVVGGNAGGFELDGIRVDYGSHRLHPATDPRILKDLQELMGDDLLDRPRHGRIRLKGRWIHFPLKPQDLALRLPVSFSSGVAFDSLKKLIRRTDNQNGHETFTTILEKGLGSTICRDFYFPYARKIWGVPPEELSAIQAKRRVAAGSLGKMAKKIMSIVPGFKKPGGGRFFYPRGGFGQITEAIGIAAQNQGVEIKFGCKVNQIEMGRRHRVSFLRNNAQETIEVDHVWSTIPVTVLSNVVSPSAPIEVVEASREISYRAMVLIYLVLEQAQWTPYDAHYFPESDIKLTRLSEPKNYSGTIEPKDRTVLCGELPCTIGDEIWAASDEKLGDVVKDSLALCGLSIESRVLKVVTKRLPFAYPIYREGYEKHFQRQDEWASGLDRVLTFGRQGLFAHDNTHHALAMAYGAVDCLSVDGVFDMNKWSDYREAFAKHVVED, from the coding sequence ATGGCAAGAACTCGGATCGCGATTTTAGGTGCGGGACCGGCAGGCCTGGGTGCCGCGTGGCAACTTGCGCGTCAAAATAAAGCAGACGTCACGGTACTGGAGCAGCACCCTGTTGTCGGCGGAAATGCAGGAGGCTTCGAGCTTGACGGCATTCGAGTTGATTACGGGAGCCATCGTCTGCATCCCGCTACCGACCCTAGAATTCTCAAAGATCTTCAAGAATTGATGGGAGACGATCTTCTCGATCGGCCTCGGCACGGACGAATTCGCCTGAAGGGTCGTTGGATTCATTTTCCTCTCAAGCCTCAAGATCTGGCTCTTCGTCTTCCGGTTTCGTTCAGCTCTGGAGTTGCGTTCGATTCCCTCAAGAAGCTTATAAGGCGTACCGACAATCAAAATGGGCACGAGACTTTCACCACTATTCTCGAAAAGGGCCTCGGTTCAACGATATGCCGAGACTTCTATTTCCCATACGCAAGAAAGATCTGGGGCGTGCCGCCTGAAGAACTCTCGGCAATTCAGGCGAAACGACGGGTCGCGGCTGGTTCGTTGGGCAAAATGGCGAAGAAGATAATGTCAATTGTGCCAGGATTCAAGAAACCGGGAGGTGGGCGGTTTTTTTATCCTCGTGGCGGATTTGGTCAGATCACTGAAGCTATAGGAATTGCGGCTCAGAACCAGGGTGTGGAAATCAAGTTCGGATGTAAAGTCAACCAGATCGAGATGGGCAGACGGCATCGTGTATCATTTCTTCGAAACAACGCACAAGAAACAATAGAAGTGGACCATGTTTGGTCCACTATCCCGGTCACGGTTCTTTCAAATGTGGTCAGCCCGTCAGCACCTATTGAGGTCGTTGAAGCGAGCAGGGAAATATCATATCGGGCAATGGTCTTGATTTACTTGGTGTTGGAGCAGGCTCAATGGACGCCGTATGACGCCCATTATTTCCCGGAGTCCGACATTAAATTGACAAGACTTTCGGAGCCGAAGAATTATTCTGGAACAATCGAACCGAAAGATCGAACTGTGCTGTGCGGGGAACTACCATGTACGATCGGCGACGAAATTTGGGCTGCCTCGGACGAAAAGCTGGGCGATGTAGTTAAAGACTCGTTGGCTCTTTGCGGTTTATCGATCGAATCGCGTGTTCTAAAAGTAGTTACGAAACGATTACCGTTCGCCTATCCGATCTACCGTGAAGGGTATGAAAAACACTTCCAAAGGCAGGATGAGTGGGCCTCGGGTTTAGATCGGGTATTGACGTTTGGCCGACAAGGACTGTTCGCTCATGACAATACCCATCACGCACTCGCAATGGCGTATGGAGCAGTTGACTGTCTCAGCGTCGACGGCGTATTCGACATGAACAAGTGGTCCGATTACAGAGAGGCATTTGCAAAACATGTAGTTGAAGACTGA